The Zingiber officinale cultivar Zhangliang chromosome 9A, Zo_v1.1, whole genome shotgun sequence genome window below encodes:
- the LOC122019558 gene encoding uncharacterized protein LOC122019558, producing MPTIYCKKYTKAPMEGIRASVASEEDSVGRYHHLSYRSTEEMKASIVSYSFDQWDTDIVGPFPMAIGQRKFLLVMVNYFSKWDYLLLQKFIWQHIIYRFGIPPRLVSNNGRHFAGRKLKEWCEEYDIQ from the exons ATGCCAACTATATACtgcaagaagtacaccaaggctcctatggagggcatccgggcgtcGGTCGCTAGCGAGGAAGATTCTGTTGGtcgg TACCACCACCTCTCCTACCGGTCGACTGAAGAGATGAAAGCTTCCATTGTGTCGTACTCGTTCGACCAGTGGGACACGGATAttgtgggacccttccccatggcgatAGGGCAACGAAAATTTTTGCTCGTCATGGTaaactacttctccaagtgggatTATCTACTTCtccaaaagttcatctggcagcatatcatCTATCGGTTTGGCATTCCGCCTCGACTCGTCTCAAACAATGGTAGACATTTCGCCGGACGGAAGCTCAAAGAGTGGTGCGAGGAGTATGACATCCAGTAG